The following proteins come from a genomic window of Lolium rigidum isolate FL_2022 chromosome 5, APGP_CSIRO_Lrig_0.1, whole genome shotgun sequence:
- the LOC124654403 gene encoding uncharacterized protein LOC124654403, which translates to MSLSSAVLWWEEWQLRILVLASIFIQYVLFFSIWMRRAPILRRLRVLVWVAYTAGDAVAIYALATLFNRRNQTSDGESSALEVLWAPILLIHLGGQTCISAYSLEDNELWKRHTITLVSQVTVALYVFCKWWSGGKMLLAAAILLFVIGILKFAQKPWALRTASFNSLQASSTVFLLPEAQRERRIYTLEEYVQAAKYCVLETKIDSQHEYESQCDYMFIDLSAPYSFRIAELPSFLMLVDKRAYRDLQCSLGNAFDILYTRITSGQTTLGVASVLLLPFLALASAVLFATSHKDGLNEKDITVTYILFGCSTMLEFLFPFIAISSLFPFGARLFGEYISGWHDMVSQYNVISFSVRKKKPTFLMKLATFSFLREFINQHWYIQHVPIAFQVTGVVRQHIVDGWKKYIHDAASYKRFSELRGQWALRRHHQLGWSLNKPFDESVLIWHIATDLCFYHPNTSPQGRQGEATQHSREISNYMIYLLLIRPEMLMPGTRSDLFTLASDIIVENSKGSLDMTEENLAKEILNMSMLPSAVDMVSNALKLSKALMELGDEQERWTVIQGVWMEMLCYSASRCRGYLHAKSLGDGGEFLSIIWLLLSVMGMETLADRHQRSELPQEEATAEQEAAASTSHSGRADQSEDNISLV; encoded by the coding sequence atgagtcTCTCAAGTGCTGTGCTATGGTGGGAGGAGTGGCAGCTGCGCATCCTTGTCCTTGCCAGCATCTTCATCCAGTATGTCCTCTTCTTCTCTATATGGATGCGCAGAGCTCCTATTCTACGCAGGTTGAGAGTACTGGTGTGGGTCGCGTATACAGCCGGAGACGCCGTGGCGATCTATGCCCTCGCCACCCTCTTCAACCGTCGCAATCAGACTTCAGATGGGGAGAGCAGCGCCCTGGAGGTCCTGTGGGCACCTATCCTCCTCATCCACCTCGGCGGCCAGACATGCATAAGTGCCTACAGCCTGGAAGACAACGAGCTATGGAAACGGCATACCATAACACTGGTGTCGCAGGTCACGGTTGCCTTGTACGTCTTCTGCAAGTGGTGGTCTGGTGGTAAGATGCTGCTGGCGGCAGCGATCTTGCTCTTCGTCATTGGCATCCTCAAATTCGCCCAGAAGCCATGGGCACTGAGGACCGCCAGCTTTAACAGCTTGCAGGCCTCCAGCACTGTGTTCCTGCTGCCAGAAGCACAAAGAGAAAGGCGCATATATACGCTTGAAGAATATGTACAAGCAGCAAAGTATTGTGTACTAGAAACAAAGATAGACAGTCAGCATGAGTATGAAAGCCAGTGCGATTATATGTTCATCGACCTGTCTGCACCATACTCTTTTCGTATTGCAGAGCTACCCTCATTCCTGATGCTTGTAGATAAGCGTGCATACCGTGATCTGCAGTGCTCCCTCGGAAATGCATTTGATATCCTTTACACTAGAATAACATCAGGTCAAACTACTCTCGGCGTTGCCTCAGTGTTGTTGCTTCCATTCTTGGCCTTAGCTTCTGCGGTGCTCTTTGCCACGAGCCACAAGGATGGTCTCAATGAGAAGGACATCACGGTGACATACATCTTATTTGGTTGCTCTACCATGTTGGAGTTCTTATTTCCCTTCATAGCAATCTCCTCACTCTTTCCATTTGGCGCAAGATTGTTTGGCGAGTATATTTCAGGGTGGCACGACATGGTTTCCCAGTACAACGTCATCTCCTTCTCTGTCCGCAAGAAGAAGCCCACATTCCTGATGAAGCTTGCTACCTTCAGCTTTCTAAGGGAGTTCATTAACCAGCATTGGTATATTCAACATGTACCTATAGCTTTCCAGGTTACAGGGGTGGTTCGCCAACACATAGTAGATGGTTGGAAGAAGTACATACATGATGCTGCAAGTTACAAGAGATTTAGCGAGCTCCGAGGCCAGTGGGCTCTAAGGAGGCACCATCAGCTAGGTTGGAGCTTGAACAAGCCTTTCGATGAGAGTGTCCTCATCTGGCACATAGCAACAGATCTCTGCTTTTATCACCCCAATACATCCCCTCAAGGTCGACAAGGAGAAGCCACTCAACACAGTAGGGAGATATCCAACTATATGATCTATCTGCTTCTCATCCGTCCTGAGATGTTAATGCCCGGCACTAGATCTGATCTCTTTACCTTGGCCAGTGACATAATTGTGGAAAACAGCAAGGGGTCGCTCGACATGACAGAAGAAAATCTTGCTAAGGAGATTCTCAACATGTCGATGTTGCCCTCTGCAGTTGATATGGTTTCCAATGCCCTCAAGCTTTCCAAAGCACTGATGGAGCTGGGCGATGAGCAAGAGAGGTGGACTGTGATCCAAGGTGTGTGGATGGAGATGCTCTGCTATTCTGCCAGCAGATGCAGGGGCTACCTACACGCCAAGAGCCTGGGTGATGGTGGGGAGTTTCTTAGCATTATCTGGCTCCTCTTGTCGGTTATGGGGATGGAGACCTTGGCAGACAGGCATCAGAGGTCAGAGCTCCCTCAAGAGGAAGCAACAGCAGAACAAGAAGCGGCAGCATCGACTTCCCATTCGGGCAGAGCTGATCAATCTGAAGACAACATTAGCCTAGTCTAA